In Pollutimonas sp. M17, a single genomic region encodes these proteins:
- a CDS encoding TRAP transporter large permease: MNEALVIFLLVVSIFGFLACGVWVGLTLAGTAWLGMELFSSRPAGDAMAITIWGAASSWTLTALPLFLWMGEILFRSRLSQDLFKGLAPWLDRIPGRLLHTNVVGCAIFAAVSGSSAATCATIGKMTIPELTRRGYPQDQIIGTLAGAGTLGLLIPPSIIMIVYGVAADVSISKLFIAGIFPGMLLAALFMGYIAIWSLLHPGQIPEADRTLSFAQKIHESRHLIPVVILIAVVLGTIYTGFATATEAAAVGVVGALILSLTQGSLSWKVFKESLMGATRLYCMIALILAGAQFLTLSMGYIGLPRALAEWIASLGLSQFGLIVALMVFYVVLGCFLDGISIVVLTMGVLLPTVNAAGIDLIWFGIFLVFVIEMAQITPPVGFNLFVLSGMTKKELPYLARVSLPMFLLTIVGVLLIYIAPEIATWLPRNMKM; the protein is encoded by the coding sequence ATGAATGAAGCTCTGGTCATTTTCCTGCTGGTGGTCTCCATCTTTGGCTTCCTGGCCTGCGGGGTGTGGGTAGGCCTGACGCTGGCGGGCACGGCCTGGCTGGGCATGGAGCTGTTCTCCAGCCGCCCGGCGGGCGATGCCATGGCCATCACGATATGGGGGGCCGCATCCAGCTGGACCCTGACGGCGCTGCCGCTGTTCCTGTGGATGGGTGAGATCCTGTTCCGCTCGCGCCTGTCGCAGGACCTGTTCAAGGGGCTTGCGCCGTGGCTGGACCGCATTCCCGGCCGCCTGCTGCACACCAATGTCGTGGGTTGCGCGATCTTTGCCGCCGTGTCGGGCTCGTCGGCGGCCACATGCGCCACGATAGGCAAGATGACCATACCGGAGCTCACCCGGCGGGGCTATCCCCAGGACCAGATCATCGGCACGCTGGCGGGCGCAGGCACGCTGGGCCTGCTGATTCCTCCATCCATCATCATGATCGTGTACGGGGTGGCGGCCGACGTCTCCATTTCGAAGCTGTTCATCGCCGGCATCTTTCCGGGCATGCTGCTGGCGGCGCTTTTCATGGGCTATATCGCCATCTGGTCGCTGCTGCATCCCGGCCAGATTCCCGAAGCCGACCGGACGCTCAGCTTCGCGCAGAAAATCCACGAGTCGCGCCACCTGATTCCCGTCGTCATCCTGATCGCCGTCGTGCTGGGCACCATCTATACCGGCTTCGCGACCGCCACCGAAGCGGCTGCCGTGGGCGTCGTGGGCGCCTTGATACTGTCCCTGACCCAGGGCTCGCTCAGCTGGAAGGTGTTCAAGGAATCCCTGATGGGCGCCACCCGCCTGTACTGCATGATCGCCCTCATCCTGGCCGGCGCGCAGTTCCTGACGCTGTCCATGGGCTATATAGGCCTGCCGCGCGCCCTGGCGGAATGGATCGCTTCGCTGGGACTCTCGCAGTTCGGGCTGATCGTCGCCCTGATGGTGTTCTACGTCGTCCTGGGCTGCTTCCTGGACGGCATTTCCATCGTCGTGCTGACCATGGGCGTGCTGCTGCCCACGGTCAACGCCGCCGGCATCGACCTGATCTGGTTCGGCATCTTCCTGGTCTTCGTCATCGAGATGGCGCAGATCACGCCGCCGGTGGGTTTCAACCTTTTCGTGCTGTCGGGCATGACAAAAAAAGAACTGCCCTACCTGGCGCGCGTATCGCTGCCGATGTTCCTCTTGACGATCGTGGGCGTGCTGCTCATTTATATTGCGCCCGAGATCGCCACCTGGCTGCCCAGGAACATGAAGATGTAA
- a CDS encoding TRAP transporter small permease gives MRRFLDSLYLVSGGLAAIFTVGVLVAVVMSIATRQLGVHIGGLDAYAGYSMAAAGFLALAHTFKSGEHIRVTLLLSALPGKGSLRLDIFALLVACVIAANLCWFSGKLVLDSYAYNDISTSDDATPLWIPQVAMAVGTFIFFIAVVDETIRRCKGIPETKHAEETHYE, from the coding sequence ATGCGTCGTTTCCTCGACAGCCTATACCTGGTATCCGGCGGCCTGGCCGCCATTTTCACGGTCGGCGTGCTGGTGGCGGTGGTGATGTCCATCGCTACCCGCCAGCTGGGTGTCCACATCGGCGGCCTGGATGCCTACGCGGGCTACTCCATGGCCGCCGCCGGCTTCCTGGCGCTGGCCCACACCTTCAAGAGCGGCGAGCACATACGGGTCACCCTGCTGCTGTCGGCCTTGCCGGGCAAGGGCAGCCTGCGGCTCGACATCTTCGCCTTGCTGGTCGCCTGCGTCATCGCCGCCAACCTGTGCTGGTTCAGCGGCAAGCTGGTGCTCGACTCCTACGCGTACAACGACATTTCCACCAGCGACGACGCCACTCCCTTATGGATTCCGCAGGTCGCCATGGCGGTCGGCACCTTCATCTTCTTCATCGCCGTCGTCGACGAGACCATAAGGCGCTGCAAAGGCATCCCCGAAACCAAGCACGCTGAAGAAACCCACTATGAATGA
- a CDS encoding TRAP transporter substrate-binding protein produces MKKSLALLTATCAAAFAVNAQAATKWDLPSAYPASNLHTQNLEQFVKDVKELSGGELDITLHSNASLYKAPEIKRAVQGNQAQIGEILLTNYANEDPIYALDGLPFLATGYDAAWKLYQAQKDLLNKKLASQGMTLLYTVAWPPQGIFANKDIQKVEDLKGVKWRAYSPVTARIAELVGAQPVTIQQSELSQAMATGVVDAFMTSGSTGWDTKTYEYIKKFYDTQAWLPKNAVIVNQKAFDKLDDKSKKAVLKAAEEAEKRGWAVSKEKTQWYLDNLAKNGMEIIKPSDELMKGLDKVGETMLGEWVKRAGPDGQKVIDSFRANK; encoded by the coding sequence ATGAAAAAATCGCTCGCTTTGCTGACCGCCACATGCGCCGCCGCTTTTGCCGTCAACGCGCAGGCCGCCACCAAATGGGATCTACCCAGCGCCTACCCCGCGTCCAACCTGCACACGCAGAACCTGGAACAGTTCGTGAAAGACGTCAAGGAGCTCTCGGGCGGCGAGCTGGACATCACCCTGCACAGCAATGCGTCCCTGTACAAGGCACCCGAGATCAAGCGCGCGGTCCAGGGCAACCAGGCGCAGATCGGCGAAATCCTGCTTACGAACTACGCCAACGAAGACCCCATTTATGCGCTGGACGGCCTGCCCTTCCTGGCCACCGGCTATGACGCCGCCTGGAAGCTGTACCAGGCCCAGAAAGACCTGCTCAACAAAAAGCTGGCCAGCCAGGGCATGACCTTGCTGTACACCGTGGCCTGGCCTCCCCAGGGCATCTTCGCCAATAAAGACATCCAGAAGGTCGAGGACCTGAAAGGCGTGAAATGGCGCGCCTACAGCCCGGTCACCGCCCGCATCGCCGAGCTGGTGGGCGCGCAGCCGGTCACCATCCAGCAGTCCGAGCTGTCGCAGGCCATGGCGACCGGCGTGGTCGACGCATTCATGACCTCGGGCTCCACGGGCTGGGACACCAAGACCTACGAATACATCAAGAAGTTCTACGACACCCAGGCCTGGCTGCCCAAGAATGCGGTGATCGTGAACCAGAAGGCCTTCGACAAGCTTGACGACAAAAGCAAGAAAGCCGTGCTCAAGGCCGCCGAGGAAGCCGAAAAGCGCGGCTGGGCCGTGTCCAAGGAAAAAACCCAGTGGTATCTGGACAACCTGGCCAAGAACGGCATGGAAATCATCAAGCCCAGCGACGAGCTCATGAAGGGACTGGACAAGGTCGGTGAAACCATGCTGGGCGAATGGGTCAAGCGCGCCGGCCCCGACGGCCAGAAAGTCATCGACTCCTTCCGCGCAAACAAGTAA
- a CDS encoding hydantoinase B/oxoprolinase family protein translates to MAKWQFWVDRGGTFTDIVALSPDGRISSCKLLSENPEHYRDAAVAGIRQCLGVAAGQAVPAQQVGCVKMGTTVATNALLERKGERTALVTTRGFRDALRIAYQNRPRLFDRRIVLPEMLYEQVVEIDERADADGQVVKPLDLEAVRGQLARIHAQGIRAVAIVFMHAWRRADHEAQVAQLARDMGFTQVSASHEVSPLIKFVSRGDTTVVDAYLSPILQRYVSQVAGELPGVPLLFMQSSGGLTHADRFRGKDAILSGPAGGIVGMARTSERAGFDKVIGFDMGGTSTDVSHYAGRFEREFETQVAGVRMRAPMMSIHTVAAGGGSILHFDGARLRVGPDSAGANPGPASYRRGGPLTVTDCNVMLGKIQPDFFPHVFGPGANEALDADAVRRQFEAMARDVEQATGNSLAPEALAEGFLSIAVGNMAEAIKRISVQQGHDVTAYVLTVFGGAGGQHACLVADALGMTRIFSHPYGGVLSAYGMGLADQIEIRQQTVEKVLEPGLLPVLDEYRDQLGAQAAQELYGQNGGGDAARLACRVHLKYEGTDTALEVALKDTVPAMQAAFEDIYRQRYSFLMRQRRLVVESISVEASLPGDAPREAPAAGAQRAGPPRARAMRAMFSGGQWRDTPVYDRMGLQAGDEIDGPAIISEPNQTIVVEPDWRAVLTAGDHWVITRSKPLAAQGGVDSSVNPIMLEVFNNLFMSIADQMGLRLQNTAYSVNIKERLDFSCAIFDVEGNLIANAPHMPVHLGSMSESIKTVMRENTGRMQAGDAYVVNDPYHGGTHLPDVTVITPVFDRAGEHLLFFVGSRGHHADIGGLTPGSMPPDSRTVDDEGVLFTNFQLVRGGEFREDEARAILASGAWPARNPDQNLADLRAQIAANEKGVRELLAMCDQFGLDVVNAYMRHVQDNAEEAVRKVITQLSDGGFDYALDNGARIKVAIKVNREDRSATIDFTGTSPQLDNNFNAPASIAVAAVLYVFRSLVDDDIPLNAGCLKPLQIIVPPSSMLNPDPPAAVVAGNVETSMCIVNALYGALGVLAASQGTMNNFTFGNRQYQYYETISGGTGAGPERIGVPFDQAGGFAGTSVVQAHMTNSRLTDPEVLELRFPVRLESYEIRKGSGGAGRWPGGDGGVRKVRFLQGMTAAILSNNRVHPPQGLAGGQPGALGLNYVERADGSVSMLGPQDSTELQPGDLFVVETPGGGGYGPA, encoded by the coding sequence ATGGCGAAGTGGCAGTTCTGGGTCGATCGCGGCGGCACCTTTACGGACATCGTGGCCTTGAGCCCCGATGGGCGGATTTCCAGTTGCAAGCTCCTGTCCGAGAACCCGGAGCATTATCGCGACGCGGCGGTTGCCGGCATCAGGCAGTGTCTGGGCGTGGCGGCCGGCCAAGCTGTGCCGGCGCAACAGGTGGGCTGCGTCAAGATGGGGACGACGGTCGCCACCAATGCATTGCTGGAGCGCAAGGGCGAACGCACGGCCTTGGTCACGACACGCGGGTTTCGCGATGCCTTGCGCATCGCCTACCAGAACCGTCCGCGCCTGTTCGACCGGCGTATCGTGCTACCCGAGATGTTGTACGAACAGGTCGTTGAAATCGATGAGCGCGCCGATGCCGATGGACAGGTCGTCAAGCCGCTGGACCTTGAGGCCGTGCGCGGGCAACTGGCCCGGATCCATGCCCAGGGCATACGCGCCGTGGCCATCGTGTTCATGCATGCCTGGCGGCGGGCCGACCATGAAGCCCAGGTGGCGCAACTGGCCCGGGACATGGGCTTTACACAGGTATCGGCCTCGCACGAGGTCAGTCCGCTGATCAAGTTCGTGTCGCGCGGCGACACCACGGTGGTCGATGCCTATCTGTCGCCCATATTGCAGCGCTATGTCAGCCAGGTGGCCGGCGAGCTGCCCGGCGTGCCCTTGCTGTTCATGCAGTCCAGCGGCGGCCTGACGCACGCCGACCGGTTTCGCGGGAAGGACGCCATCCTGTCGGGCCCGGCGGGCGGCATCGTCGGAATGGCGCGCACCAGCGAGCGGGCGGGCTTCGACAAAGTCATCGGCTTTGACATGGGGGGCACGTCCACCGACGTTTCCCACTACGCGGGCCGCTTCGAGCGCGAATTCGAAACGCAGGTGGCGGGCGTGCGCATGCGCGCGCCCATGATGAGCATACATACCGTCGCGGCGGGGGGCGGCTCCATCTTGCATTTCGACGGAGCCCGCCTGCGCGTGGGGCCCGATTCGGCGGGCGCCAATCCCGGCCCGGCCAGCTACCGCCGCGGCGGGCCGCTGACGGTCACCGACTGCAATGTGATGCTGGGCAAGATACAGCCCGATTTCTTTCCCCATGTCTTCGGCCCGGGAGCCAACGAGGCGCTGGATGCCGACGCGGTGCGGCGGCAGTTCGAAGCGATGGCGCGGGATGTGGAACAGGCCACCGGCAACAGCCTGGCGCCCGAAGCGCTCGCCGAGGGATTCCTGTCCATTGCCGTGGGCAATATGGCGGAAGCCATCAAGCGGATTTCGGTGCAGCAGGGGCATGACGTCACCGCCTACGTGCTGACCGTCTTCGGCGGCGCGGGCGGGCAGCACGCCTGCCTGGTCGCCGACGCGCTGGGCATGACGCGCATCTTCTCACATCCTTATGGCGGCGTGCTGTCGGCCTACGGCATGGGGCTGGCCGACCAGATCGAGATACGCCAGCAAACGGTCGAGAAGGTCCTGGAGCCCGGATTGCTGCCCGTGCTGGATGAATACCGCGACCAGTTGGGCGCGCAGGCGGCGCAGGAGCTGTACGGACAGAACGGCGGGGGCGATGCCGCCCGGCTCGCCTGCCGCGTCCACCTGAAGTACGAAGGCACCGACACGGCGCTGGAGGTCGCGCTGAAGGATACCGTCCCGGCCATGCAGGCCGCGTTCGAGGATATCTATCGCCAGCGCTATTCCTTTCTGATGCGCCAGCGGCGTCTGGTGGTTGAATCCATTTCCGTGGAGGCCAGCCTGCCGGGCGATGCGCCGCGGGAAGCGCCCGCCGCCGGCGCGCAAAGGGCGGGCCCGCCCCGGGCCAGGGCGATGCGCGCCATGTTCAGCGGCGGGCAGTGGCGGGACACGCCGGTCTACGACAGGATGGGTCTGCAGGCCGGCGACGAAATCGATGGGCCCGCCATCATTTCCGAGCCCAACCAGACCATCGTGGTCGAGCCCGATTGGCGTGCCGTGCTGACGGCCGGGGATCACTGGGTGATTACGCGCAGTAAACCGCTCGCGGCGCAGGGCGGGGTCGATTCCAGCGTCAATCCCATCATGCTCGAAGTCTTCAACAATCTGTTCATGTCCATTGCCGACCAGATGGGCCTGCGCCTGCAGAACACGGCCTATTCCGTGAACATCAAGGAGAGGCTGGATTTTTCCTGCGCCATATTCGATGTCGAGGGCAATCTGATTGCCAACGCGCCGCACATGCCCGTGCATCTGGGCTCCATGAGCGAATCCATCAAGACGGTCATGCGCGAGAACACCGGACGCATGCAGGCCGGCGACGCCTACGTGGTGAACGACCCTTATCACGGCGGCACGCATCTGCCCGACGTCACCGTCATTACGCCGGTGTTCGACCGGGCCGGCGAGCATCTGTTGTTTTTCGTCGGATCGCGCGGCCACCACGCCGACATCGGCGGCCTGACACCGGGCTCCATGCCGCCGGATTCGCGCACGGTGGACGACGAGGGCGTCTTGTTCACCAACTTCCAGCTGGTTCGCGGCGGCGAATTCCGTGAAGACGAGGCGCGCGCCATCCTGGCCTCGGGCGCCTGGCCGGCACGCAATCCGGACCAGAACCTGGCCGACCTGCGCGCCCAGATCGCGGCCAATGAGAAGGGCGTGCGCGAATTGCTCGCCATGTGCGACCAGTTCGGCCTGGATGTGGTCAATGCCTATATGCGCCACGTGCAGGACAATGCCGAAGAGGCCGTGCGCAAGGTCATCACCCAGCTGAGCGACGGCGGCTTCGACTATGCGCTGGATAACGGCGCCCGCATAAAAGTGGCCATCAAGGTCAACCGGGAAGACCGGAGCGCCACCATCGACTTCACCGGCACGTCGCCTCAGCTGGACAACAACTTCAATGCGCCGGCCTCGATTGCGGTCGCCGCCGTCCTGTATGTGTTCCGCAGCCTGGTGGATGACGACATTCCCCTGAACGCGGGTTGCCTGAAGCCGCTGCAGATCATCGTGCCGCCCAGCTCGATGCTGAATCCCGATCCGCCCGCCGCGGTCGTGGCCGGCAATGTGGAAACGTCGATGTGCATCGTCAATGCCTTGTATGGCGCGCTGGGCGTGCTGGCCGCCAGCCAGGGCACCATGAACAACTTCACCTTCGGGAACCGGCAATATCAATATTATGAAACCATCTCCGGCGGCACGGGGGCCGGTCCCGAGCGCATCGGCGTGCCTTTCGACCAGGCCGGTGGCTTCGCGGGCACCTCGGTCGTGCAGGCCCACATGACCAATTCAAGGCTGACCGATCCCGAAGTGCTGGAGCTGCGCTTCCCCGTCCGCCTGGAGTCCTACGAGATCCGCAAGGGCTCGGGCGGGGCGGGGCGCTGGCCGGGCGGCGACGGCGGGGTGCGCAAGGTCCGCTTCCTGCAGGGCATGACGGCCGCCATCCTGTCCAATAACCGCGTCCATCCGCCGCAGGGGCTGGCGGGCGGGCAGCCCGGCGCGCTGGGCCTGAATTATGTGGAGCGGGCCGACGGCAGCGTATCCATGCTGGGGCCGCAGGACAGCACCGAATTGCAGCCCGGCGATCTGTTCGTCGTGGAAACGCCCGGAGGCGGAGGATACGGGCCGGCGTAG
- a CDS encoding peptidoglycan DD-metalloendopeptidase family protein yields MRRVAVLFILGFFWPALAFGQGYMARLLHHPVPGGVAVVPLGAGDAAPRAFLGKDRVMVLRDSDGQWIAVVGIDLKTGTGRQALRVEGGTQGDRSFQVGGKQYKSQHITLKNKSQVNPDPEQVRRYEREYKEQIDAYRRFRDAGPSNVSLDRPVNGRLSSPFGLRRFFNGQERNPHSGLDFAVPAGTPVKAPADGVVTIVADYFFNGKTVFIDHGQGFITMYCHLSAFQVHEGQPVRRGDVIGKVGATGRATGPHLHWNVSLNNARVDPAIFINAFQP; encoded by the coding sequence ATGCGGCGTGTCGCGGTACTTTTCATTCTTGGTTTTTTCTGGCCGGCCCTTGCTTTCGGGCAGGGCTATATGGCGCGCCTGCTGCACCATCCGGTGCCGGGCGGCGTGGCGGTCGTTCCCCTGGGTGCGGGCGATGCGGCGCCCCGCGCCTTCCTCGGCAAGGACAGGGTCATGGTCCTGCGCGACAGCGACGGGCAATGGATCGCCGTGGTCGGCATCGACCTGAAGACCGGCACAGGCAGGCAGGCGCTTCGGGTCGAAGGCGGCACGCAGGGAGACCGCTCTTTCCAGGTCGGCGGCAAGCAGTACAAATCGCAGCACATCACCCTGAAGAACAAGAGCCAGGTCAATCCGGACCCTGAGCAGGTCCGGCGCTACGAGCGCGAATACAAGGAACAGATCGATGCCTATCGCCGGTTCCGCGATGCCGGGCCCAGCAATGTTTCCCTTGACCGGCCTGTGAACGGGCGCCTGTCCAGTCCCTTCGGTTTAAGGCGGTTCTTCAACGGCCAGGAGCGCAATCCCCATTCGGGACTGGATTTCGCCGTGCCGGCGGGCACGCCGGTCAAGGCGCCCGCCGATGGGGTGGTGACCATCGTGGCCGATTATTTCTTCAACGGCAAGACGGTATTCATCGACCATGGGCAGGGCTTCATCACCATGTATTGCCACCTGTCGGCATTCCAGGTCCATGAAGGCCAGCCGGTAAGGCGCGGCGACGTCATCGGCAAAGTGGGCGCCACGGGCCGGGCGACGGGGCCGCATCTGCATTGGAACGTCAGCCTGAACAACGCGCGCGTCGACCCTGCCATCTTCATCAATGCCTTCCAGCCCTGA
- a CDS encoding AzlC family ABC transporter permease codes for MKPAVFRGLADSLSIAVGYVPVAISFGLAAVYADIPPFMAVLTSILVYAGASQFILVSLIAGGGAAASIVGIVLLMNLRHLFYGPALMARFEGERRLPLIAMAAGLTDEVFATAIGKLERLPQAQREGWYVGLQLGAYLSWVGGTAVGAYFGHDWVRGSAILSQTLGFVLPALFFALLLEIKQLVPLKVLAGAAGATLLGLWLLPSYGAIVLGMLAGAWLAGRR; via the coding sequence ATGAAGCCGGCCGTTTTTCGAGGCCTGGCCGACAGCCTGTCGATCGCCGTCGGCTATGTGCCCGTCGCCATCTCTTTCGGCCTGGCCGCCGTGTATGCCGATATTCCACCCTTCATGGCGGTGTTGACCTCCATCCTGGTTTATGCCGGGGCCAGCCAGTTCATACTGGTCAGCCTGATCGCCGGCGGCGGGGCGGCGGCCAGCATCGTCGGGATCGTGCTGCTGATGAACCTGCGCCATCTGTTCTACGGTCCCGCGTTGATGGCCAGGTTCGAGGGCGAACGGCGCCTGCCGCTGATTGCGATGGCCGCGGGCCTGACGGATGAAGTCTTCGCCACGGCCATCGGCAAGCTCGAGCGCCTGCCGCAAGCCCAACGCGAGGGATGGTATGTGGGCCTGCAACTGGGCGCCTATCTGTCCTGGGTGGGAGGCACGGCGGTGGGAGCGTATTTCGGTCATGACTGGGTGCGCGGTTCGGCCATCCTGTCGCAGACCCTGGGCTTCGTGCTGCCCGCCTTGTTCTTTGCCCTGCTGCTGGAAATCAAGCAACTGGTTCCCCTGAAGGTGCTGGCCGGCGCGGCGGGGGCCACGCTGCTGGGGCTGTGGCTGCTGCCTTCATATGGCGCCATCGTGCTGGGCATGCTGGCCGGGGCCTGGCTGGCGGGGCGGCGATGA
- a CDS encoding AzlD domain-containing protein, with protein sequence MFWVIALCGAGTLLIRLLPMIWQDKGIRKAAGQGGLRRALDAIGPSAIVALLAVSFWGMIAPQASLQAVAPIVAGLAGVWLGKRLLHTIAWATLAGVAAYGLSLWALGAVAV encoded by the coding sequence TTGTTCTGGGTCATAGCCCTTTGCGGCGCCGGCACGCTGCTGATCCGCCTCTTGCCCATGATCTGGCAGGACAAGGGCATACGGAAGGCGGCGGGGCAAGGCGGCTTGCGCCGCGCGCTGGATGCCATAGGGCCCTCGGCCATCGTGGCGCTGCTGGCGGTGTCCTTCTGGGGCATGATCGCGCCGCAAGCTTCTTTGCAGGCCGTGGCCCCCATCGTTGCGGGCCTGGCGGGCGTGTGGCTGGGCAAGAGGCTGCTGCATACCATCGCCTGGGCGACCCTGGCCGGCGTGGCGGCCTATGGCCTGAGCTTGTGGGCATTGGGCGCGGTGGCCGTCTGA
- a CDS encoding RelA/SpoT family protein produces MAFSGLRGASSGLLAVLKKGPRLRRRKSPKTPAALPGAETPPNTIASLAPLTKIISLYLDPKDVERIKEAYRFADQAHLGQFRASGEPYISHPITVTEICAGWKLDADSLMAALLHDVIEDQGVSKQELAEKFGADVSEIVDGLSKLDRLEFATKAEQQAESFRKMLLAMARDVRVILIKLADRLHNMRTLGAVSPEKRRRIARETLEIYTPIAHRLGLNALFRELQDLCFQAIHPNRYQVLHKAMMAARGNRREVLGKISDAVRVALPAAGIEAEVSGREKSLYSIYTKMAEQKKSFSDVLDIYGFRVIVHTLPECYLALGTLHQLYRPVPGKFKDYIAIPKLNGYQSLHTTLVGPYGTPVEFQFRTRDMDHIAEEGVASHWLYKDDDVTLNDLQKRTHQWLQSLLDIQSQTGDSGEFLEHVKVDLFPDAVYVFTPQGKILSLPRGATPVDFAYTIHTDIGNQAVAAKINGEFAPLRSELKSGDAVEIITSPASRPSAQWLNYVRTGRARSEIRHYLRTVKYEESIAFGQRLLNQAFDQLHLPHPAEDDPEWEKLAKSSGASSREEILADIGLGKRLAAVVARRFAPENAILATTAAAVDELTSTSSTPILIHGNEGQAVQLAPCCGPLPGDAIIGGIRLGHGLVVHMEECAVAQRARAREPERWIPVMWDSNTARHLSTRLDVTVINERGVLGRLAAEITEADSNIMHLTMQDDAASTGLLHLTVQVDSRKHLAQVIRAIRHVPQVQKIVRLKG; encoded by the coding sequence ATGGCGTTTTCCGGTCTTCGCGGTGCTTCCTCCGGCCTGCTGGCGGTCCTCAAAAAGGGCCCCAGGCTGCGCAGGCGCAAGTCCCCCAAGACACCGGCCGCCCTGCCCGGCGCCGAAACGCCGCCCAACACCATCGCCTCGCTGGCGCCGCTCACCAAGATCATCAGTCTTTATCTCGACCCCAAAGACGTCGAGCGCATCAAGGAAGCCTACCGTTTTGCCGATCAGGCCCACCTGGGGCAATTCCGGGCCAGCGGCGAACCTTATATCTCCCATCCCATCACCGTCACCGAGATCTGCGCCGGCTGGAAGCTGGACGCCGATTCGCTGATGGCGGCGCTGCTGCACGACGTCATCGAAGACCAGGGAGTCAGCAAGCAGGAACTGGCCGAGAAATTCGGCGCCGATGTTTCCGAAATCGTCGACGGCCTGTCCAAGCTGGACAGGCTTGAGTTCGCCACCAAGGCTGAGCAACAGGCCGAGAGCTTTCGCAAGATGCTCCTGGCCATGGCGCGCGACGTGCGCGTCATTCTCATCAAGCTGGCCGATCGCCTGCACAATATGCGCACCCTGGGCGCGGTCAGCCCCGAAAAGCGGCGGCGCATCGCCCGCGAAACGCTGGAAATCTACACGCCCATCGCCCACCGGCTGGGCCTGAACGCTCTGTTCCGCGAGCTCCAGGATCTGTGCTTTCAGGCCATCCACCCTAACCGCTATCAAGTGCTGCACAAGGCCATGATGGCGGCCCGCGGCAATCGCCGCGAAGTATTGGGCAAGATATCCGACGCCGTCAGGGTGGCGCTGCCCGCCGCCGGCATCGAGGCCGAGGTCAGCGGCCGTGAAAAATCGCTGTACAGCATCTACACGAAAATGGCCGAGCAGAAAAAGTCGTTTTCCGACGTGCTGGACATTTACGGATTCCGCGTCATCGTCCATACCCTGCCCGAGTGCTACCTGGCGCTGGGCACGCTGCATCAGCTCTACCGGCCGGTGCCCGGCAAGTTCAAGGACTACATCGCCATCCCCAAGCTCAATGGCTACCAGTCGCTGCACACGACGCTGGTAGGCCCTTACGGCACGCCGGTCGAGTTCCAGTTCCGCACCCGCGACATGGACCATATCGCCGAAGAAGGGGTGGCCTCGCACTGGCTATACAAAGACGACGACGTCACGCTCAACGACCTGCAGAAGCGCACCCATCAGTGGCTGCAGTCCCTGCTCGACATCCAGAGCCAGACCGGAGATTCGGGCGAATTCCTGGAGCACGTCAAGGTCGACCTGTTTCCCGACGCCGTCTACGTCTTCACGCCCCAGGGCAAGATCCTCTCCCTGCCGCGCGGGGCAACGCCGGTCGACTTCGCCTATACCATCCACACCGACATCGGCAACCAGGCCGTGGCCGCGAAGATCAATGGCGAATTCGCCCCCTTGCGCAGCGAACTGAAAAGCGGCGATGCCGTCGAGATCATCACCTCGCCCGCCTCCCGCCCCAGCGCCCAATGGCTCAATTACGTGCGCACGGGGCGGGCCCGGTCCGAGATCCGCCACTATCTGCGCACCGTCAAGTACGAAGAGTCCATCGCCTTCGGCCAGCGCCTGCTCAACCAGGCCTTCGATCAGCTGCATCTGCCCCATCCGGCCGAAGACGACCCGGAATGGGAAAAACTGGCGAAAAGCTCGGGCGCCAGCTCGCGCGAGGAAATCCTGGCCGACATCGGCCTGGGGAAACGGCTGGCCGCGGTGGTCGCCCGGCGCTTCGCCCCGGAAAACGCCATACTGGCCACCACGGCGGCGGCGGTCGACGAGCTCACCTCGACCAGCAGCACCCCCATACTCATCCATGGCAACGAAGGACAGGCGGTTCAGCTGGCGCCCTGCTGCGGGCCGCTGCCGGGCGACGCCATCATAGGCGGCATCCGCCTGGGGCATGGCCTGGTCGTCCACATGGAAGAATGCGCCGTCGCGCAGCGCGCTCGGGCGCGCGAACCCGAGCGCTGGATACCGGTGATGTGGGACAGCAATACCGCCCGCCACCTGTCCACGCGCCTGGACGTCACCGTCATCAACGAGCGCGGCGTATTGGGCCGCCTGGCCGCCGAGATCACCGAGGCGGACTCCAACATCATGCACCTGACCATGCAGGACGACGCCGCCTCCACGGGCCTGCTGCACCTTACCGTCCAGGTCGACAGCCGCAAGCACCTGGCCCAGGTGATACGGGCCATACGGCACGTGCCGCAGGTGCAGAAAATCGTCCGCCTGAAAGGCTAG
- the rpoZ gene encoding DNA-directed RNA polymerase subunit omega yields the protein MARITVEDCLEKVPNRFNLTLAATYRARELAQGHEPRLDSKDKPTVTALREIAAGVTGLEMLRKVPT from the coding sequence ATGGCCCGCATTACCGTTGAAGACTGCCTCGAGAAAGTCCCCAATCGCTTCAATCTGACCCTGGCAGCCACCTATCGCGCCCGCGAACTGGCGCAAGGCCACGAGCCTCGCCTGGACAGCAAAGACAAGCCCACCGTCACCGCCCTACGCGAAATTGCCGCCGGTGTGACCGGCCTGGAAATGCTGCGCAAAGTCCCAACCTGA